The uncultured Hyphomonas sp. genome includes a window with the following:
- a CDS encoding efflux RND transporter periplasmic adaptor subunit, with protein sequence MRIWIGLAAIAALGFAWAFSPSAIEVDAAYVTREDMTVTVSDDGMTRVRDVFVLSAPLDGTMSRVEVEPGDQVTAEETVISTIRPLMPPLLPARTTAQLKSNISSAEAALTAARADAERLRAEHNRLKRDLDRAKKLLESSTVSQQAVDNAEAAEREGYLALRSSEALIGVRRQELAAARAALMPSETQNGSDMVAVIAPLSGQILAVNRESEGPIAQGTPIVEIGDLGSLECVADFLSEEAVRVKPGDLVTFTDWGGEPLPGRVRRVEPAGFTKVSALGIEEQRVNIVMDLSDPGARQNLGHGYRFVANIAVWEGTNRLVVPMSALFRDADGWAVYVIANGRAEWRSVEVGHTNRTYAEILGGIAEGTPVVVHPPRQLEAGAKVKVRAESKAKRTPDKTLTGAR encoded by the coding sequence ATGCGTATCTGGATTGGTCTCGCAGCGATTGCTGCCCTGGGGTTTGCATGGGCCTTTTCCCCCAGTGCCATAGAGGTGGATGCCGCCTATGTAACGCGTGAAGACATGACCGTTACCGTTTCCGACGACGGCATGACCCGGGTCCGCGATGTATTCGTATTGTCGGCTCCGCTCGACGGAACAATGTCGCGCGTTGAGGTCGAGCCCGGCGACCAGGTCACCGCCGAGGAAACGGTTATCTCAACAATTCGCCCATTGATGCCGCCGCTCTTGCCGGCCCGAACCACGGCGCAGCTGAAGTCCAACATCTCGTCTGCGGAAGCAGCCCTGACGGCGGCGCGGGCCGATGCCGAGCGCCTGCGCGCCGAACACAATCGCCTCAAGCGAGACCTGGACCGGGCCAAAAAGCTTCTGGAGTCTTCAACGGTATCTCAGCAGGCAGTGGACAATGCCGAAGCCGCCGAACGGGAGGGCTATCTGGCCCTGCGCTCCAGCGAAGCGCTGATCGGTGTCCGGCGTCAGGAGCTCGCAGCGGCGCGTGCCGCCCTGATGCCCAGCGAGACGCAGAATGGCAGCGACATGGTGGCGGTGATCGCCCCCCTGTCGGGACAGATTCTGGCGGTGAACCGCGAAAGCGAAGGTCCGATTGCTCAGGGCACACCCATTGTCGAGATTGGTGACCTCGGATCCCTGGAATGCGTCGCAGACTTCCTGTCGGAGGAGGCTGTGCGCGTAAAGCCGGGAGACCTCGTCACATTCACGGACTGGGGCGGCGAACCACTCCCCGGCCGCGTTCGCCGTGTGGAGCCAGCAGGCTTCACGAAAGTGTCGGCGCTCGGAATAGAAGAACAACGGGTCAACATCGTCATGGATCTGAGCGATCCAGGAGCGCGTCAGAACCTCGGGCACGGTTATCGGTTTGTCGCCAATATTGCCGTGTGGGAGGGAACAAACCGCTTGGTTGTGCCGATGTCCGCCCTGTTTCGTGATGCCGATGGCTGGGCGGTATATGTCATAGCCAATGGGCGGGCCGAATGGCGCAGCGTGGAGGTCGGCCACACCAATCGCACCTATGCCGAAATCCTGGGAGGTATAGCAGAAGGTACACCGGTCGTTGTCCACCCACCCCGCCAATTGGAAGCCGGCGCGAAAGTGAAAGTACGCGCGGAATCAAAGGCGAAACGCACGCCAGACAAAACACTGACGGGCGCGCGCTAG
- a CDS encoding host attachment protein, which yields MRLRNGNWVVVCDAGKYVVYENQGDTDRLDLRVISFDENTNPPTHQQGSDRPGRLPSHDGQNASVGDTDWHAQEETRFISMLARQMDGWATGEPSRRFVLIADPKSMGTLRQSLNDHTLSRIDHTVTGDHAHRPVEAIEALINGA from the coding sequence ATGCGCCTGAGAAATGGAAACTGGGTGGTCGTCTGCGACGCCGGGAAATATGTCGTCTATGAAAATCAGGGCGATACGGACCGTCTGGACCTACGCGTCATCAGCTTCGATGAAAATACCAATCCGCCAACGCACCAACAAGGCTCTGACAGACCTGGACGCCTTCCGAGCCACGATGGGCAAAACGCGTCCGTTGGAGACACAGACTGGCACGCACAGGAAGAAACGCGCTTTATTTCAATGCTGGCCAGACAGATGGACGGCTGGGCTACTGGTGAACCTTCACGTCGCTTCGTTCTGATCGCAGACCCGAAATCCATGGGAACCCTGCGCCAATCGCTGAACGACCACACATTGAGCCGGATCGATCACACCGTGACCGGAGACCACGCCCATCGCCCGGTTGAGGCGATCGAAGCGCTGATCAACGGGGCCTGA
- a CDS encoding MgtC/SapB family protein, whose product METPESVLSLAVDLLAALAVGLIVGLERGWKERGDPSGSRVAGFRTFGLIGLSGGLFAVLDGGNGFVMSAGAIGLALLLRQGFEAQIDETRNVSATTAVAALITFSLGAVAVEISPLLAGGGAVVTAFILWLREPMHRLLDKIDAHEMSAFLRLLLITIVVLPAMPDIGFGPYDVINPRHIWWMVVLISALGFVGYVGVKALGERAGVGLLAFAGGLASSTAATLSLSQLSKGGGRSMAYAGGVAAAWAVMVARTALIVAIIRPSLLPHLWLPLSAMFAVPLLAAAFMLRRQTEKTETALSLPNPLNLKSAIVFAAILTAALVLSRIAQEIWGDNGVLGVASIAGAVDADAVTLSMGRLSAADLSDLTAARAIVIAVVANTLFKVMLAISAGVPGFRKLVLLTGVLTVSAGAIAMFAAAAWGMT is encoded by the coding sequence TTGGAGACACCGGAAAGTGTCCTGTCTCTGGCAGTTGATCTGCTGGCCGCGCTCGCTGTCGGTCTGATCGTCGGATTGGAGCGAGGTTGGAAAGAGCGTGGTGACCCGAGTGGCAGCCGAGTCGCCGGCTTCCGGACTTTCGGCCTGATTGGTCTGTCTGGCGGTCTCTTTGCCGTGCTCGACGGTGGAAATGGATTTGTCATGTCTGCAGGAGCCATTGGCCTGGCCTTGCTGCTTCGCCAGGGATTTGAAGCGCAAATCGATGAGACACGAAACGTCAGTGCGACAACCGCGGTGGCGGCGCTGATCACGTTCAGTCTTGGGGCGGTTGCGGTGGAGATCTCTCCTCTGCTTGCAGGCGGTGGGGCCGTTGTAACAGCTTTCATCCTTTGGCTTCGGGAGCCGATGCACCGCCTGTTGGACAAGATCGATGCTCATGAAATGAGTGCTTTCCTGCGCCTGTTGTTGATCACAATCGTGGTGTTACCCGCGATGCCCGATATTGGGTTTGGCCCCTACGATGTGATCAATCCGCGTCACATCTGGTGGATGGTGGTTCTGATCAGCGCTCTTGGTTTCGTGGGCTATGTCGGCGTGAAGGCGTTGGGTGAGCGGGCGGGTGTCGGCTTGCTGGCATTCGCCGGCGGACTTGCGTCATCCACCGCGGCCACCTTGTCATTGTCTCAGCTTTCAAAGGGTGGCGGACGGTCAATGGCCTATGCCGGGGGCGTTGCAGCAGCCTGGGCTGTCATGGTCGCACGCACGGCTCTGATCGTCGCGATAATACGTCCGAGCCTGCTGCCACATCTCTGGTTGCCATTAAGTGCGATGTTTGCCGTGCCGCTGCTGGCCGCCGCGTTCATGCTTCGGAGGCAGACCGAGAAGACCGAGACTGCCCTCTCTCTTCCCAACCCGTTGAACCTGAAATCGGCAATCGTGTTTGCTGCAATTCTGACAGCGGCGCTTGTCTTGTCGCGCATCGCGCAGGAGATTTGGGGAGATAATGGCGTCCTTGGTGTGGCATCCATTGCTGGCGCGGTGGATGCCGATGCTGTCACGCTTTCCATGGGGCGATTGAGCGCGGCTGATTTATCGGACCTGACCGCTGCGCGCGCGATCGTCATCGCAGTTGTGGCCAACACCTTGTTCAAGGTCATGTTGGCTATAAGTGCGGGAGTGCCGGGCTTCAGAAAATTGGTTTTGCTGACCGGCGTATTGACAGTTTCAGCCGGTGCGATCGCGATGTTCGCGGCGGCCGCGTGGGGAATGACTTAG
- a CDS encoding MBL fold metallo-hydrolase, translating into MTDKITFLGGVGTVTGSKYLVEAQGQRILVDCGLFQGFKQLRNRNWQPLPIAPKDIDTVVLTHAHIDHSGYLPLLVRDGFKGNIHATTPTRDLCNILLPDSGYLQEREADMANQQGFSRHHPALPLYTQEDAEACLKSFRTHGFSDVVDLGNGVSATFVEAGHILGAASILLDTGSTKIAFSGDLGRYDNPIMHDPAGIRRADYVLVESTYGDTVHPETDPEDALEAIVNRTFQRGGTVVIPSFAVGRAQSLLFHISRLRASGRIPEMPVYLDSPMAINVSELFVRHAAAHKLTREEAQAACDVATYTRLSEESCKLDTEMMPKIIISASGMATGGRILHHLKVYAPDARNTILFAGFQAGGTRGAAMLAGKRKIKIHGRYYEVNAEVQNLHMLSAHADSDELMRWLGNFETAPNEAFVVHGEATASDILRHRISEELGWSCRVPEQGETLQLK; encoded by the coding sequence ATGACTGACAAGATCACGTTTCTCGGCGGGGTTGGCACTGTGACCGGCTCAAAATACCTGGTCGAAGCGCAAGGTCAGCGCATTCTGGTGGATTGCGGCCTGTTCCAGGGGTTCAAACAGCTCCGAAACCGGAACTGGCAACCCTTGCCGATTGCACCGAAAGATATCGACACGGTCGTTCTGACTCATGCCCATATAGACCATTCAGGTTATCTGCCGCTTCTGGTTCGTGACGGGTTCAAAGGTAATATCCACGCAACCACGCCAACTCGAGACCTCTGCAACATCCTTTTACCTGACAGCGGATACCTGCAGGAACGCGAAGCCGATATGGCGAACCAGCAGGGTTTTTCCCGCCATCATCCGGCATTGCCATTGTATACCCAAGAGGATGCCGAGGCCTGCCTGAAGTCATTCCGGACTCACGGATTTTCTGACGTGGTCGATCTGGGAAATGGTGTGAGCGCCACATTCGTCGAGGCCGGCCATATTCTCGGCGCGGCATCCATTCTGCTCGACACCGGCTCCACCAAGATCGCGTTCTCGGGCGACCTCGGCCGGTATGACAATCCGATCATGCATGACCCTGCCGGCATCAGGCGCGCAGACTATGTGCTTGTGGAGTCCACCTATGGCGACACGGTTCACCCCGAGACCGACCCGGAAGATGCGCTCGAAGCGATTGTGAACCGCACTTTCCAGAGAGGCGGCACGGTCGTAATCCCGTCTTTTGCGGTGGGGCGGGCACAATCCCTCCTGTTTCATATCAGCCGTCTCCGGGCCAGTGGTCGTATTCCAGAGATGCCGGTCTATCTTGACAGTCCGATGGCGATAAATGTCAGTGAACTGTTTGTCCGCCACGCCGCGGCCCACAAACTCACCCGGGAAGAGGCACAGGCAGCATGTGATGTCGCGACCTATACCCGGCTCAGCGAAGAGTCCTGCAAGCTCGATACAGAAATGATGCCGAAGATCATCATCTCGGCGAGCGGTATGGCCACCGGTGGGCGCATCCTGCATCACCTGAAAGTCTATGCGCCGGATGCCCGGAACACGATCCTGTTTGCCGGTTTTCAGGCGGGCGGAACCCGTGGTGCCGCGATGCTGGCAGGCAAGCGCAAGATCAAGATTCATGGCCGCTATTACGAGGTGAATGCGGAGGTTCAAAATCTCCACATGCTCTCGGCCCATGCCGATTCAGACGAGCTTATGCGTTGGCTCGGCAACTTCGAGACCGCGCCGAATGAAGCCTTTGTCGTGCATGGGGAAGCCACGGCCTCTGACATTTTGCGGCACCGGATCAGCGAGGAACTCGGCTGGTCCTGCAGGGTTCCCGAGCAAGGCGAGACGCTGCAGCTGAAATGA
- a CDS encoding thymidine phosphorylase family protein — translation MNDHPSNLMHVQRLGVLTQHELIALVHADCPVCRSEGMSAHSQVTITHGETSIIATLYQVTEDWLPVGTVGLTDLAWDRLGLEADDKVRITHAPPLTSLGFVRQRIFDDGLNEVQIREIVTDIVRGAYSDIHLTAFVTATAAKPLSTREVISLTRAMIDTGDRIDWGVTPVADKHCVGGLPANRTTPIVVSIVAANGLLIPKTSSRAITSPAGTADTMETLTRVDLNRDELRKVIQTEGGCFIWGDAVDFSPADTAIIRVERALNFDSAGSMVASVLSKKIAAGSTHVVIDIPVGPTAKIRNRAQARDLADLFTTVASTFGLKLRIEVSDGSQPIGRGIGPALEARDVLNVLKRAPDAPQDLRAKSLTLAGAVLELTGKAAEGEGLTIATQTLDCGRAWDKFLAICKAQGGVFDPPVAKFQRPVNAPRSGRVAAIDNQRLARAAKLAGAPDDKAAGLDLHVRIGDTVRQGTPLYTLHTESIGELSYVLDYVKSNPDIIELTR, via the coding sequence ATGAACGACCATCCTTCCAACCTGATGCACGTTCAGCGCCTGGGTGTGTTGACCCAGCATGAACTGATTGCGCTGGTCCACGCCGACTGTCCCGTGTGCCGGTCCGAAGGCATGAGCGCTCACAGTCAGGTGACCATAACCCATGGCGAAACCTCTATTATCGCCACTCTTTATCAGGTCACGGAAGACTGGTTGCCGGTCGGCACTGTCGGCCTCACTGATCTGGCGTGGGACCGACTTGGACTTGAAGCCGATGACAAGGTTCGCATAACGCATGCTCCGCCCCTGACATCTTTGGGGTTTGTGCGCCAGCGCATCTTTGATGATGGTCTTAACGAGGTACAAATCCGCGAGATCGTTACCGACATTGTGCGCGGCGCCTATTCAGACATCCATTTAACGGCCTTTGTGACCGCAACTGCCGCGAAGCCTCTGTCTACGCGTGAAGTCATATCCCTCACCCGCGCCATGATCGATACCGGAGACCGGATCGACTGGGGCGTAACGCCCGTTGCCGACAAACATTGCGTGGGCGGCCTGCCTGCCAATCGCACCACGCCTATTGTTGTCTCTATCGTGGCAGCGAACGGGCTCCTCATTCCAAAAACCTCATCGCGAGCTATCACATCCCCTGCCGGTACAGCTGACACGATGGAAACACTGACGCGCGTGGACCTGAACCGGGACGAATTGCGCAAAGTGATCCAGACCGAAGGCGGTTGCTTCATCTGGGGAGATGCGGTGGACTTTTCACCCGCTGATACGGCGATCATTCGTGTGGAGCGTGCGCTGAACTTCGACTCGGCCGGTTCCATGGTCGCGTCCGTTCTGTCCAAGAAGATCGCCGCCGGATCGACGCATGTGGTCATCGACATTCCCGTCGGCCCGACAGCAAAAATCCGGAACCGCGCACAAGCGCGGGATCTGGCCGACCTCTTCACCACGGTCGCGAGTACTTTCGGCCTGAAACTAAGGATCGAAGTGTCGGATGGCTCGCAACCGATCGGACGCGGCATTGGCCCGGCGCTGGAGGCCCGGGACGTTCTCAACGTCCTGAAGCGGGCACCGGACGCCCCACAGGACCTGAGGGCAAAATCTCTCACACTCGCCGGTGCTGTTCTCGAACTGACAGGAAAAGCCGCAGAGGGTGAAGGACTGACGATTGCGACCCAGACGCTCGACTGTGGCCGGGCCTGGGACAAATTTCTCGCCATCTGCAAGGCTCAGGGCGGGGTATTTGACCCGCCGGTCGCAAAATTCCAGCGCCCTGTGAATGCGCCCCGCAGTGGCCGTGTCGCCGCCATCGACAATCAGCGACTGGCACGCGCGGCGAAACTCGCCGGTGCTCCGGATGACAAGGCGGCAGGCCTGGATCTGCATGTGCGGATTGGCGACACTGTCCGGCAAGGCACACCCTTGTATACGCTACACACAGAATCTATCGGCGAGCTGAGCTATGTGCTCGACTATGTGAAATCCAACCCAGACATCATTGAGCTGACACGATGA
- a CDS encoding ribose-phosphate diphosphokinase, whose protein sequence is MTRFLLYFLPGTGHLAAPLAHELGADIGEMEFHKFPDGESYLRFLTPPDGRHIALVDCLDHPDPKLVPLLFAAMTAKEMGALSVGLIAPYMPYFRQDIAFNRGESISARHIGSLLSAHLSWVTTLDPHLHRLASLDDVFTIPGELAHATLPMAHWIKAHIEKPIIYGPDAESEQWVRAIAEACDAPYDVFRKTRNGDKDVQIDVPAGIDAGGCTPVIVDDIISSGTTLATLVRALCESGQPRPICCAVHGIFADGAYEELIAAGAARIVTTNALPHKTNAIDVTRVLADAARRIDLPQD, encoded by the coding sequence ATGACGCGCTTCCTCCTCTACTTCCTCCCGGGCACAGGCCATCTCGCCGCCCCGCTCGCCCATGAACTTGGTGCAGACATCGGCGAGATGGAGTTCCACAAGTTTCCTGACGGCGAAAGCTATCTGCGCTTTCTCACACCCCCGGACGGCAGGCATATCGCGCTTGTGGATTGCCTTGATCATCCGGATCCGAAACTGGTCCCGCTGCTGTTCGCGGCCATGACCGCAAAGGAAATGGGCGCCCTCTCGGTCGGCCTGATCGCGCCTTACATGCCGTATTTCAGGCAGGACATCGCGTTCAATCGTGGAGAATCGATCAGTGCCCGTCACATTGGCTCACTGCTCTCCGCGCATTTGTCCTGGGTCACGACGCTGGATCCGCATCTACATCGATTGGCCAGCCTGGATGACGTCTTCACCATTCCCGGCGAGTTGGCCCATGCAACGCTCCCCATGGCGCACTGGATCAAGGCGCATATCGAAAAGCCGATCATTTACGGTCCCGATGCAGAAAGCGAACAATGGGTGCGTGCGATCGCGGAAGCCTGTGATGCCCCATACGACGTATTCCGCAAGACCCGGAACGGCGACAAGGACGTTCAGATCGACGTGCCAGCGGGTATCGATGCAGGAGGCTGCACGCCCGTCATCGTAGATGATATTATTTCTTCTGGTACGACGCTCGCGACGCTGGTACGCGCCCTGTGCGAGAGCGGCCAGCCGCGTCCCATCTGCTGCGCGGTTCACGGCATTTTCGCAGATGGCGCTTATGAGGAACTGATCGCCGCCGGCGCGGCCCGGATCGTCACCACAAATGCCCTGCCCCACAAAACCAACGCCATCGATGTGACCAGAGTCCTCGCCGACGCTGCGCGACGCATAGACCTTCCGCAGGATTGA
- a CDS encoding alpha/beta fold hydrolase, which produces MQPVSFKGFAGVELKGDAFGSPDDPAVLLIHGGAQTRGVWDEVADALEKAGRYVIRIDLRGHGESEWPADRRYEFNAFVEDLRALLAQMASRPVIVAASLGGWAATAALGEDGGHLAAGLVLIDSVPEMDFDAACRPGSSSTDSASFDPEFTRGFDPEAAVARVTDAVAYIKLPVLFVRGTQSELSGPDEASRFLGNFENVEYAEIREAGQMVAEERADMFSATLLDFLERRVPRFAPEYRQGSDARTLRDALGCFATGVTVVTTLDEAGQPVGLTANSFTSVSLDPPLLLVCIAKTASSLEAMEAAENFAVNVLHIGQQPTSNLFAKSGEDRFASTPWSRGHNGAPLLSGALVNFECRHHALHDGGDHVILVGEVIRARFEPRRDPLLYFRGKYRRLHFA; this is translated from the coding sequence ATGCAGCCGGTCAGTTTCAAGGGATTTGCAGGCGTCGAGCTCAAAGGGGACGCGTTCGGTTCGCCGGACGATCCTGCCGTTCTGCTGATCCATGGCGGCGCGCAGACGCGCGGCGTGTGGGACGAAGTTGCGGACGCCCTGGAAAAAGCAGGCAGGTATGTCATCCGGATTGACCTGCGCGGGCATGGCGAAAGCGAATGGCCGGCAGACCGGCGATATGAGTTCAATGCGTTCGTGGAAGACTTGCGCGCCTTGCTGGCGCAAATGGCTTCGCGGCCGGTTATCGTGGCCGCGTCACTGGGCGGCTGGGCGGCGACGGCTGCGTTAGGCGAGGATGGTGGCCATCTTGCTGCGGGGCTTGTTCTGATCGACTCTGTCCCTGAGATGGATTTTGACGCCGCTTGCCGTCCGGGCTCGAGTAGCACCGACAGCGCCAGTTTCGACCCTGAGTTCACCCGTGGCTTCGATCCTGAGGCTGCCGTGGCGCGCGTGACGGATGCGGTCGCGTACATCAAGCTGCCCGTCCTGTTTGTGCGTGGGACGCAGAGCGAGCTGTCCGGGCCAGATGAGGCCAGCCGCTTTCTGGGTAATTTCGAGAATGTCGAATACGCCGAAATCCGGGAGGCTGGCCAGATGGTTGCCGAGGAGCGGGCGGATATGTTCAGCGCCACGCTTCTGGATTTTCTCGAACGCAGGGTGCCGCGCTTTGCGCCGGAATACCGCCAGGGATCTGATGCGAGAACGCTCAGAGACGCACTCGGCTGTTTCGCAACCGGTGTGACGGTGGTGACGACACTGGATGAAGCGGGGCAGCCAGTCGGACTGACGGCCAATTCCTTTACGTCCGTTTCGCTTGATCCGCCGCTTCTGCTGGTTTGCATCGCGAAAACCGCCAGCAGTCTGGAGGCGATGGAGGCTGCAGAAAACTTCGCCGTCAACGTCTTGCATATCGGACAGCAACCAACGTCCAACCTGTTTGCAAAATCAGGCGAAGACCGGTTTGCGTCCACGCCCTGGAGTCGCGGACACAATGGTGCTCCTCTGCTGTCTGGCGCATTGGTGAATTTTGAATGCCGGCACCATGCCCTTCATGACGGCGGGGATCATGTTATTTTGGTCGGCGAGGTGATCCGTGCACGGTTTGAGCCGAGACGTGATCCCCTGCTGTACTTCAGGGGCAAATACCGCCGCTTGCACTTTGCCTGA
- a CDS encoding aminotransferase class IV: MPVIQLNQSVSSSNSVRPFDLTDRGLLLGDGVFDTSLVVEGHVVLRDRHIGRLLEACEIFGLDVADVSIEALMDSAVPVGETGALRVTVTRGPGARGLAGTTATTPTLLASFIPKALNYPLPPVRLGVSAIHRNPTAPSALYKTLSYGDAIMGHRRAVEAGFDDALFVTPDGRVSCGSVANIWARFGSALVTPPRGDGVVAGVIRNWILEHAAQAGYQVSERSLRLEDLRDADSVFLTNSLRLLVPVRAIDDLDFASALPAKLVGLVGDLLTQAARTGEA, encoded by the coding sequence ATGCCAGTGATTCAGCTCAATCAGTCCGTTTCGTCTTCCAACTCCGTGCGTCCGTTTGACCTGACAGACAGGGGGCTGCTGCTCGGAGATGGCGTGTTTGACACATCCTTGGTGGTCGAAGGGCATGTCGTCCTGCGTGATCGCCATATCGGGCGGTTGCTTGAGGCATGCGAGATCTTCGGTCTGGACGTAGCTGACGTATCTATTGAAGCGCTTATGGACAGCGCAGTTCCGGTGGGCGAAACCGGCGCGCTGCGTGTCACGGTGACCCGTGGTCCCGGCGCGAGGGGCCTGGCTGGAACCACAGCAACCACGCCGACTCTCCTGGCATCATTCATACCCAAGGCGCTGAATTATCCTCTACCGCCCGTGCGTCTTGGGGTAAGCGCCATTCATCGCAATCCAACAGCCCCTTCAGCCCTGTACAAGACACTTTCCTATGGCGACGCCATCATGGGGCACAGACGTGCCGTGGAAGCAGGCTTTGACGATGCGCTGTTCGTGACGCCGGATGGCCGGGTGTCCTGTGGTTCCGTCGCCAATATCTGGGCAAGGTTTGGCTCTGCTCTGGTAACTCCGCCGAGAGGTGACGGGGTTGTGGCGGGGGTCATACGGAACTGGATCCTGGAGCATGCCGCTCAGGCCGGATACCAGGTGTCTGAGCGCAGTCTTCGTCTTGAAGACCTGCGTGATGCAGACAGCGTGTTCCTGACAAACAGTCTGCGCTTGCTGGTCCCGGTCCGCGCGATTGACGATCTCGACTTTGCATCGGCGCTACCGGCGAAGCTGGTTGGGCTTGTCGGCGATCTGCTGACCCAGGCAGCCCGTACAGGGGAGGCGTAG
- a CDS encoding aminodeoxychorismate/anthranilate synthase component II, whose protein sequence is MILMLNNRDSFVYNLARYLTLSGADVRVEDSRSTTLKDIMRLRPGAIVISPGPSRPDQAGVSIEAIQTFGADLPILGVCLGHQAIAVAYGGSVRRARTPTHGRTAGILHHSKGLFRGLPSPLPVGLYHSLVVDMPLTETGLQIDATAPDGEIMALSHTEHPVFGVQFHPESILTERGHDLLRNFLSHCQSVSCQ, encoded by the coding sequence ATGATCCTGATGCTGAATAACCGGGACAGTTTCGTCTATAACCTGGCCCGTTACCTGACTCTGTCTGGTGCGGATGTGCGGGTTGAGGATAGCCGGAGCACCACTTTGAAAGACATCATGCGCTTGCGTCCCGGGGCGATCGTCATATCGCCCGGGCCTTCGCGTCCCGATCAGGCAGGTGTTTCCATTGAGGCCATTCAAACCTTCGGCGCAGACTTGCCGATACTTGGCGTGTGTTTGGGGCATCAGGCCATCGCGGTGGCTTATGGTGGATCCGTGAGACGGGCGCGCACTCCGACGCATGGGCGGACAGCCGGCATTTTACATCACTCGAAAGGCTTGTTCAGGGGGCTGCCTTCCCCTCTGCCTGTCGGACTGTACCACTCTCTGGTCGTCGACATGCCTCTAACCGAAACCGGATTGCAGATCGATGCAACGGCGCCGGATGGTGAGATCATGGCACTGTCCCACACGGAACACCCGGTTTTTGGTGTTCAGTTCCATCCGGAGTCAATCCTGACGGAGCGCGGGCATGATTTGCTCAGAAATTTCCTAAGCCATTGTCAGTCGGTCTCATGCCAGTGA
- a CDS encoding anthranilate synthase component I family protein, which produces MLTQELPWREPAELAGKLHGQPGFVWLDSADARHGRGRYSYIAINPVSRFRWGGGDKVEDFADAFRSWRNRFQADVVPGGAPFQGGVIGYISYEAAGIWVRDFHSQHASSSADSLEFSAYDTVLAFDHQAQSLTAYAVGITEAACRADAALARQRINRLIACVVEEGGPYKVLTGENPGWSILLEQAGYAERVSATREAILDGEIYQANIAALWTRSPRSGEASFSNYLDLREKTQAGFSAFGTFSNRTIACLSPERLVTMTSDGAVRAEPIKGTARRSSAPDKDHKAAEALAESEKDRAENIMIVDLLRNDLSRVCQPESICVSRLCGIEPLPNLFHLVSTIEGKLSPEKDAVDLLGAVFPGGSVTGAPKLRAMEIIDELEPAARGAFCGAFGYIGHDGACDFNIMIRTIDHLPEEDRYWSGAGITLLSDAAAEWDEVRLKAERIIGAARTAVDEA; this is translated from the coding sequence GTGCTCACACAGGAATTGCCTTGGCGGGAGCCAGCCGAACTTGCCGGGAAGCTGCATGGGCAACCGGGGTTCGTCTGGCTGGACAGTGCTGATGCCAGACATGGTCGGGGACGTTATTCTTATATCGCCATCAATCCCGTTTCCCGGTTCAGATGGGGGGGCGGAGATAAGGTTGAGGATTTCGCCGATGCGTTTCGCTCCTGGCGAAACCGGTTTCAGGCCGATGTTGTGCCCGGTGGTGCTCCGTTTCAGGGGGGGGTGATCGGTTATATCAGCTACGAGGCCGCGGGCATTTGGGTGCGCGATTTCCACTCCCAGCACGCAAGCAGTTCTGCCGATTCCCTGGAGTTTTCCGCGTATGATACAGTACTGGCCTTTGACCATCAGGCGCAAAGCCTGACGGCTTATGCCGTGGGTATAACTGAGGCGGCGTGTCGGGCTGATGCTGCGCTTGCGAGGCAACGCATCAACCGGCTGATCGCTTGTGTTGTCGAAGAAGGTGGTCCGTATAAGGTGCTTACCGGCGAGAATCCTGGCTGGTCGATTTTGCTGGAGCAGGCTGGCTATGCTGAACGCGTTTCCGCAACGCGCGAAGCTATTCTGGACGGCGAAATCTATCAGGCCAATATCGCGGCCCTCTGGACCCGGTCTCCCAGATCCGGAGAAGCCTCCTTCAGCAACTATCTGGACCTCAGGGAAAAGACACAGGCGGGTTTTTCCGCATTCGGCACTTTCTCCAACCGCACGATTGCGTGCCTGTCGCCGGAGCGTCTTGTCACCATGACGTCTGACGGAGCGGTCCGGGCCGAACCGATCAAGGGAACGGCGCGTCGTTCATCGGCCCCGGACAAAGACCATAAGGCCGCTGAGGCGCTCGCTGAGTCCGAGAAAGACCGGGCTGAGAATATCATGATTGTCGATTTGCTGCGGAATGACCTCTCCAGGGTGTGCCAGCCTGAGTCGATCTGTGTCAGCCGGTTGTGCGGTATCGAACCATTGCCCAATCTTTTCCATTTGGTTTCGACGATTGAAGGAAAGCTTTCGCCGGAAAAGGATGCGGTGGACCTGCTCGGCGCAGTCTTTCCGGGCGGGTCGGTCACCGGCGCACCCAAGCTGCGAGCGATGGAAATTATTGATGAACTCGAACCGGCAGCACGGGGCGCCTTCTGCGGCGCTTTCGGTTATATCGGGCATGATGGCGCCTGTGATTTCAATATCATGATCCGCACGATTGATCATTTGCCGGAGGAAGACAGGTATTGGTCCGGTGCCGGGATTACCTTGCTTTCTGATGCCGCGGCCGAGTGGGACGAAGTTCGCCTGAAGGCTGAGCGGATCATTGGTGCGGCTCGAACAGCGGTGGATGAAGCATGA